The following proteins come from a genomic window of Meleagris gallopavo isolate NT-WF06-2002-E0010 breed Aviagen turkey brand Nicholas breeding stock chromosome Z, Turkey_5.1, whole genome shotgun sequence:
- the FYB1 gene encoding FYN-binding protein 1, with protein sequence MDGKAHVKSLMAKFNVGNSPSEDVSGNIRLSKVTGQPTHSGLQTRKAVFEKFASQGNAASPSGPAVSQKPAHPKPPLAVKPSTEDKTEKDPKPPYLKPVGQRFGVQLQATNRESDGKAGYTKTSTKSSDLAKEEPKSLYPKPAGNKLLNSAPQEKEKRPLGTKPNFNSEAQESEEKTLFSKVAGVKEKFISATQENDPKPSFSKPALAQKPSLNLAVSHNEDTSSKNAFPHKGLGGPRPNMHSFKATKEMDENSNCAAETAGSHFSNMALKPTGHWSSASQGTPKNAEEKTEEKGVSASRNIFLNKIIQEESGLSPPKFHKTSTAFAAGRSLGGSEEKDDWDRSSGAPKRKSLPPLFKLGQPPQKPSRPPSVDLERFQKSIPRDSESSLFLLLFLFYPFSTQFISGGILPSVQKNCDKGCQYLRSVTNFISFITSCFSLLKSMSLGKGKSDEKYPQKLKMMEREEKEFRKKFKFEGEIKVLYSTTTVQDLSQKKWGSKDLQIKPGELLEVIQSTDDTKVLCRNEEGKYGYVLRSNLVENDGEIYDDIGEDCIYDND encoded by the exons GATGGAAAGGCACATGTGAAGTCACTCATGGCGAAGTTTAACGTGGGTAACAGCCCttcagaggatgtttctggTAACATTCGACTCTCTAAAGTCACAGGACAACCAACCCATTCAGGATTACAAACAAGGAAAGCAGTATTTGAGAAATTTGCAAGTCAAGGAAATGCAGCTTCTCCTTCAGGACCCGCTGTTTCTCAAAAACCTGCTCATCCTAAGCCGCCTCTGGCAGTCAAGCCTTCAACTGAAGATAAGACAGAGAAGGATCCAAAGCCCCCATATTTGAAACCAGTGGGGCAAAGGTTTGGGGTTCAACTTCAAGCAACTAATAGGGAAAGTGATGGAAAAGCTGGATACACTAAAACCTCGACCAAAAGTAGTGACTTGGCAAAAGAAGAGCCGAAGTCTCTGTATCCAAAACCTGCAGGGAACAAGCTTCTTAATTCAGCTCctcaagagaaggaaaaaaggccTCTGGGAACAAAGCCAAATTTTAATTCTGAAGCACAAGAgagtgaagaaaaaacattgttttcaaaAGTAGCTGGAGTTAAGGAAAAGTTCATATCTGCAACACAAGAAAATGATCCCAAGCCTTCTTTCTCCAAACCAGCTCTTGCACAGAAGCCTTCTCTAAACCTTGCAGTTTCCCACAATGAAGACACCTCAAGTAAAAACGCTTTCCCACATAAAGGTCTAGGAGGCCCTAGACCAAATATGCATTCATTTAAAGCAACAAAGGAAATGGATGAAAATAGTAACTGCGCTGCAGAAACTGCAGGCAGTCATTTTTCTAACATGGCTCTGAAACCTACTGGCCACTGGTCCAGCGCATCTCAAGGCACTCCcaaaaatgcagaggaaaagacTGAGGAAAAGGGAGTGAGTGCCTCCAGGAATATCTTTCTGAACAAAATCATCCAGGAAGAATCTGGTTTATCTCCTCCCAAGTTCCATAAAACAAGCACAGCGTTTGCTGCAGGAAGGTCGTTGGGTGGGTCAGAAGAGAAGGATGACTGGGATAGGAGCTCAGGAGCCCCAAAACGGAAGTCTTTGCCCCCGCTGTTCAAGCTGGGCCAGCCCCCACAGAAGCCCAGCCGACCACCCAGCGTGGACCTGGAAAGGTTCCAGAAGAGCATCCCAAGAGACAGTGAGTCCTCTctgttcttgcttttatttcttttctaccCATTCAGCACCCAATTCATTTCAGGTGGAATCCTCCCTTCTGTTCAAAAA AATTGCGACAAAGGTTGTCAGTACCTCAGAAGTGTTACTAATTTTATTTCGTTTATAACTTCTTGTTTTAGTTTACTAAAATCTATGAGTCTTGGAAAAGGCAAATCAGATGAAAAGTATCCACAAAAGCTTAAAATgatggaaagagaagagaaagagttCAGAAAAAAGTTCAAG tttgAAGGTGAAATCAAAGTTCTTTACTCTACAACCACTGTCCAGGATTTGTCCCAAAAAAAGTGGGGATCTAAAGATTTGCAGATTAAACCAGGAGAGCTTCTTGAAGTTATACAAAGTACAGACGATACCAAGGTGCTGTGCAggaatgaagaaggaaaat ATGGCTATGTTCTGCGAAGCAATTTAGTTGAGAA CGATGGAGAGATTTATGATGACATTGGTGAAG attGCATCTATGATAATGACTAA